In Microbacterium sp. 1.5R, the following are encoded in one genomic region:
- the ilvA gene encoding threonine ammonia-lyase, which translates to MSAVPSLDEFEKAAQSLAEVITRTPTLPSRALSDVLGAPVVLKMENLQRTGSFKIRGSAYRLSQLSAEERARGVVAASAGNHAQGVALAAQTLGIPATIFVPIGIPVPKLLATRSYGAEVVLEGETVATSLRLAAEFAERTGAVIIHPFDHRDVVIGQGTLGLELLEDAPDVDTIVLGIGGGGLIAGVAAAVKAKAAEMGRTVRIIGVQAENAAAMLPSLEAGYPVDIETKPTIADGILVARPGAIPFEIIKDLVDEVVTVTDDDLARAILVLLEQSKVIAEPAGAVGVAAILAGKVKASGKTMAVVSGGNIDPLLLQRVVSHGLAASGRYLTIRIPLPDRPGQLARVSELIAEAGANVIEAMHTRHGHGLQISEVFLELSVETRGTEHSEHTLDTLRRAGFQPMIVPD; encoded by the coding sequence ATGAGCGCAGTCCCCAGCCTGGACGAGTTCGAGAAGGCAGCTCAGAGTCTGGCTGAGGTGATCACGCGGACGCCGACGTTGCCTTCGCGCGCTCTGTCGGATGTCCTCGGAGCGCCGGTCGTACTCAAGATGGAGAACCTGCAGCGAACGGGGTCCTTCAAGATCCGGGGATCCGCATATCGCCTCTCCCAGCTGAGTGCCGAAGAGCGCGCGCGCGGCGTGGTCGCGGCCTCCGCCGGCAATCACGCGCAGGGCGTCGCCCTCGCGGCGCAGACCCTCGGAATCCCGGCGACCATCTTCGTGCCGATCGGCATCCCGGTGCCCAAGCTGCTGGCGACCAGGAGCTACGGCGCCGAGGTCGTGCTCGAGGGAGAGACGGTCGCGACGTCGCTGCGGCTCGCCGCCGAGTTCGCCGAGCGCACGGGAGCGGTGATCATCCATCCGTTCGACCACCGCGATGTCGTCATCGGCCAGGGCACGCTCGGACTCGAGCTGCTCGAGGATGCTCCGGACGTCGACACGATCGTGCTGGGGATCGGCGGGGGAGGCCTGATCGCCGGTGTCGCCGCTGCGGTGAAGGCGAAGGCCGCCGAGATGGGCCGCACCGTCCGCATCATCGGCGTCCAGGCCGAGAACGCCGCGGCGATGCTTCCCTCGCTCGAAGCGGGATACCCGGTCGACATCGAGACGAAGCCCACGATCGCTGACGGCATCCTGGTCGCGCGCCCCGGCGCCATCCCGTTCGAGATCATCAAGGACCTCGTCGACGAGGTCGTCACGGTGACGGACGACGACCTCGCACGCGCCATCCTCGTGCTGCTCGAGCAGTCCAAGGTGATCGCGGAGCCGGCGGGTGCCGTCGGAGTCGCCGCGATCCTCGCCGGTAAGGTGAAGGCCAGCGGCAAGACCATGGCCGTGGTCTCCGGTGGCAACATCGACCCGCTGCTGCTGCAGCGCGTGGTCTCTCACGGTCTGGCGGCATCCGGCCGGTACCTGACGATCCGCATCCCGCTGCCCGACCGTCCCGGTCAGCTGGCGCGGGTGTCCGAGCTGATCGCGGAGGCCGGCGCCAACGTGATCGAGGCGATGCACACCCGTCACGGGCACGGGCTGCAGATCAGCGAGGTCTTCCTCGAGCTCAGCGTCGAGACGCGGGGCACCGAGCATTCCGAGCACACCCTCGACACCCTCCGTCGTGCCGGCTTCCAGCCGATGATCGTTCCGGACTGA
- the trhA gene encoding PAQR family membrane homeostasis protein TrhA, producing MSTPDSSVPDVPQLPLLEEAAHDAAVEIKPTWRGWIHAATFPVAIVAGVVLITVAQGGAAKWAAAVFMATSLLLFGNSALYHRIDWSPKVKVILKRIDHANILLLIAGTYTPLAVLALPPQKGALLLVFVWSGALLGILFRVFWINAPRWLYVALYLLLGWAAVMYLADLFVANATMMVLVIVGGLLYTGGAVVYAIKKPNPWPGHFGFHEIFHVCTVLAFLCHWVACLLIALAPLSPSLGA from the coding sequence GTGAGCACTCCCGACTCCTCGGTACCTGACGTCCCCCAGCTGCCCCTCCTGGAGGAGGCGGCGCACGACGCCGCCGTCGAGATCAAGCCGACCTGGCGCGGCTGGATCCACGCGGCCACGTTCCCCGTCGCGATCGTCGCCGGGGTGGTGCTGATCACCGTCGCGCAGGGCGGCGCGGCCAAGTGGGCCGCCGCCGTGTTCATGGCCACCTCGCTCCTGCTCTTCGGCAACTCCGCTCTCTATCACCGGATCGACTGGAGCCCGAAGGTCAAGGTGATCCTCAAGCGGATCGACCACGCGAACATCCTGCTGCTGATCGCCGGCACCTATACGCCGCTCGCCGTGCTCGCTCTGCCCCCTCAGAAGGGCGCCCTGCTGCTCGTGTTCGTGTGGAGCGGGGCGCTTCTCGGCATCCTGTTCCGGGTGTTCTGGATCAATGCTCCGCGGTGGCTGTACGTCGCCCTCTACCTGCTTCTGGGCTGGGCTGCGGTGATGTACCTCGCCGACCTCTTCGTCGCGAACGCCACGATGATGGTGCTCGTCATCGTCGGAGGGCTCCTCTATACGGGCGGCGCGGTCGTCTACGCGATCAAGAAGCCCAACCCGTGGCCCGGCCATTTCGGGTTCCACGAGATCTTCCACGTATGCACGGTGCTCGCTTTCCTGTGCCACTGGGTCGCGTGTCTGCTCATCGCCCTCGCACCGCTGTCCCCGTCACTCGGGGCCTGA
- a CDS encoding AI-2E family transporter: MSEELRPRLRDLFRPRPVSPDRTVTTEADEAVPRGLRITAAYSWRILLIAAVVAGFIWLVIELKLLVIPLMVGILITALLWPGFQWMLRHRFPRWLAVALSIIGTLAIVSLLLWLVIWQVRAQLPDVQARSSQAIEEFRQFLLNGPLHLSETQIQDYIDQGLGIINEQTQTLLNGALAVGTTAAHVVTGAVLSLFILICLLADGRGIWRWTLRLFPRAARPAADAAASNGFATIVNYARTQLLVAAIDAVGIGVGAALLGVPLAIPVAVLVFLGSFVPIVGAVVTGAIAVLLALVYNGPWIALAMLAVVLGVQQLEGHILQPILMGSAVKVHPLAVVLVVAGGSMVGGIPGALFAVPLAAFVNVAAVTVSTGSWKTGDVPNADLIWSTVPRERRRRNR, translated from the coding sequence ATGAGCGAAGAGCTGCGTCCACGGCTGAGAGACCTCTTCCGTCCGCGCCCGGTCTCGCCGGATCGCACGGTGACCACCGAGGCCGATGAAGCCGTCCCGCGAGGACTCCGCATCACGGCCGCATATTCCTGGCGCATCCTGCTGATCGCAGCGGTGGTGGCCGGATTCATCTGGCTCGTGATCGAGCTGAAGCTCCTCGTGATCCCGCTCATGGTCGGCATCCTCATCACGGCTCTGCTGTGGCCGGGATTCCAGTGGATGCTGCGCCACCGGTTCCCGCGCTGGCTGGCAGTGGCGCTGTCGATCATCGGCACGCTCGCGATCGTCTCCCTACTGCTCTGGCTCGTCATCTGGCAGGTCCGCGCCCAGCTGCCCGACGTGCAGGCGCGGAGTTCCCAGGCGATCGAGGAATTCCGGCAGTTCCTTCTCAACGGACCGCTGCACCTGAGTGAGACGCAGATCCAGGACTACATCGATCAGGGCCTCGGCATCATCAACGAGCAGACGCAGACGCTCCTCAACGGGGCTCTCGCGGTCGGCACGACCGCCGCGCATGTGGTGACCGGAGCGGTCCTCTCACTGTTCATCCTGATCTGCCTGCTCGCCGACGGTCGGGGGATCTGGCGCTGGACGCTGCGCCTGTTCCCGCGCGCGGCGCGACCTGCCGCCGACGCGGCCGCGAGCAACGGCTTCGCGACGATCGTCAACTACGCCCGCACGCAGCTGCTGGTGGCCGCGATCGACGCGGTCGGCATCGGCGTGGGTGCCGCTCTGCTCGGCGTCCCGCTGGCGATACCGGTCGCCGTGCTCGTCTTCCTCGGATCCTTCGTGCCGATCGTCGGTGCGGTCGTGACCGGCGCGATCGCGGTCCTGCTGGCCCTCGTCTACAACGGGCCGTGGATCGCTCTGGCGATGCTGGCCGTCGTGCTCGGCGTGCAGCAGCTCGAGGGGCACATCCTGCAGCCGATCCTGATGGGCTCCGCGGTGAAGGTGCACCCGCTCGCGGTCGTGCTCGTCGTCGCCGGCGGCTCGATGGTCGGCGGCATCCCCGGAGCGCTGTTCGCGGTGCCTCTCGCAGCGTTCGTCAACGTCGCAGCGGTGACCGTCAGCACGGGGTCGTGGAAGACCGGCGACGTCCCGAACGCAGACCTAATCTGGAGCACAGTTCCGCGCGAGCGGAGACGGAGGAATCGATGA
- a CDS encoding isoprenyl transferase, producing MTRDGQGRGPLYRLYTSRLRRHLDPATVPHHVAMMIDGNRRWARQLGYETPAEGHRAGAAKMREFLGWCDELGVRVVSLYLLSSDNLRKRDSAELADLIEIIAELAEALSREGNWRVKHVGRSDILPAELAKVLDDAQERTRDHTGLHVNLAVGYGGRNEIVDAVRSIVTAHQASGGTIEDLAAHLTPEMIGEHLYTGGQPDPDLVIRTSGEQRLSDFLLWQSAHSEFYFVEALGPDLRQVDFLRAIRDFADRDRRFGR from the coding sequence ATGACACGCGATGGTCAGGGGCGGGGGCCGCTGTACCGCCTCTACACCAGCCGGCTGCGCCGCCATCTCGATCCGGCGACCGTTCCCCATCACGTCGCCATGATGATCGACGGCAATCGGCGCTGGGCCAGGCAGCTCGGCTACGAGACTCCCGCGGAGGGACACAGGGCGGGTGCCGCCAAGATGCGCGAGTTCCTCGGCTGGTGCGACGAACTCGGGGTTCGGGTCGTGTCGCTGTATCTCCTGTCCAGCGACAACCTGCGAAAGCGCGACTCCGCCGAGCTCGCCGATCTGATCGAGATCATCGCCGAGCTCGCCGAGGCACTGTCGCGCGAGGGCAATTGGCGTGTGAAGCACGTCGGACGCTCCGACATCCTTCCCGCGGAGCTCGCGAAGGTGCTGGACGACGCACAGGAGCGCACGCGCGACCACACCGGCCTCCACGTCAACCTCGCGGTCGGCTACGGCGGACGCAACGAGATCGTCGATGCGGTGCGCAGCATCGTCACGGCGCATCAGGCGTCCGGCGGCACGATCGAGGACCTCGCCGCTCATCTGACCCCCGAGATGATCGGGGAGCATCTGTACACCGGCGGCCAGCCGGACCCCGATCTCGTCATCCGCACGAGCGGCGAGCAGCGTCTGAGCGACTTCCTGCTCTGGCAGAGCGCCCACAGCGAGTTCTACTTCGTGGAGGCGCTCGGGCCGGACCTGCGACAGGTCGACTTCCTCCGCGCGATCCGCGACTTCGCCGACCGTGACCGGCGCTTCGGCCGCTGA
- a CDS encoding LemA family protein codes for MEWLVPVLIVVGVILLIGIYLWATYNSLVQLNVRVDEAWSGITVQLKRRADLIPNLIETVKGYASHEKAVFENVTRARAETLSAGSPGEAGIAEGHLQQALRSLFAVAEAYPQLQASQNFLQVQQALVDTEDKIQAARRFYNGGVRELNTKIKVFPNNLFAKGLGFTEREFFEVADSGAISEPPRVQF; via the coding sequence ATGGAATGGCTCGTGCCGGTACTGATCGTCGTCGGTGTGATTCTGCTCATCGGAATCTACCTCTGGGCGACCTACAACTCGCTGGTGCAGCTCAACGTCCGCGTCGACGAGGCCTGGAGCGGCATCACGGTTCAGCTGAAGCGCAGAGCGGATCTGATACCCAACCTCATCGAGACGGTGAAGGGCTACGCCTCGCACGAGAAGGCGGTGTTCGAGAACGTCACGCGTGCGCGAGCGGAAACGCTGTCTGCCGGCAGCCCCGGCGAGGCGGGCATCGCCGAAGGTCATCTGCAGCAGGCGCTCCGCAGCCTGTTCGCGGTCGCCGAGGCCTATCCGCAGCTGCAGGCGAGCCAGAACTTCCTTCAGGTGCAGCAGGCCCTCGTCGACACCGAGGACAAGATCCAGGCTGCGCGCCGCTTCTACAACGGCGGGGTCCGCGAGCTGAACACCAAGATCAAGGTCTTCCCCAACAATCTCTTCGCCAAGGGACTCGGATTCACCGAGCGCGAGTTCTTCGAGGTCGCCGACAGCGGCGCGATCTCCGAACCGCCACGCGTGCAGTTCTGA
- a CDS encoding winged helix-turn-helix domain-containing protein: MTETLSSAQARRIALAAQGFSRARPASVSARHIHRVMDRLGVLQIDSVNVFARSHYMPLFSRLGAYDPALFDRVFHSRTTHYVEYMAHEATFIPIEDWPLWRFRMDRFRARWAAADSWMSLNTRTLRWVQDELRARGPLRPADLREDAPRERGTWWDWDDVKLALEHLWRTGDVAISGRKGFERSYALAEQVIPDAILSRHVPRDDAIRELTRRAARSSGVATQSDLADYHRIRDRAAVSQSIADLVDTGELLPVSVRGWDRGGRPLPSWRHRDAVLPRRIDASALLTPFDPVVWFRDRALRAFELDYRIEIYVPADKRRYGYYSLPVLVGDRIVARVDLKADRATSTLQVQSAWWEPQARPDADAERIAAELALAAEWQGLAHVSVSRWGTAAEALHAALSVRPDTSVRRHVHAREVPS; the protein is encoded by the coding sequence GTGACCGAGACCCTCAGCTCCGCCCAGGCCCGTCGCATCGCGCTGGCCGCGCAGGGCTTCTCCCGCGCACGCCCCGCATCGGTGTCGGCCCGGCACATCCACCGGGTGATGGATCGGCTGGGCGTGCTGCAGATCGACTCGGTCAACGTGTTCGCGAGGTCGCACTACATGCCGCTGTTCTCGCGTCTGGGAGCCTACGATCCGGCGCTGTTCGATCGGGTGTTCCACTCCCGGACCACCCACTACGTCGAGTACATGGCTCATGAGGCGACGTTCATCCCCATCGAGGATTGGCCGCTGTGGCGATTCCGGATGGATCGCTTCCGCGCTCGATGGGCGGCGGCCGACTCGTGGATGAGCCTGAACACGCGGACGCTGCGCTGGGTGCAGGACGAGCTCAGGGCGCGGGGCCCACTGCGACCGGCGGATCTCCGAGAAGATGCGCCCCGCGAGCGCGGCACATGGTGGGACTGGGATGACGTCAAGCTCGCGCTCGAGCACCTGTGGCGCACCGGGGACGTCGCGATCAGCGGTCGGAAGGGTTTCGAGCGCAGCTACGCTCTCGCCGAGCAGGTGATCCCCGACGCCATCCTGTCGCGCCACGTGCCGCGGGACGATGCGATCCGCGAGCTCACACGTCGGGCGGCGCGCTCGTCGGGAGTCGCGACGCAGTCGGATCTCGCCGACTACCACCGCATCCGCGATCGCGCGGCGGTCTCGCAGTCGATCGCCGATCTGGTCGACACGGGCGAGCTGCTCCCGGTGTCGGTGCGGGGCTGGGACCGCGGTGGGCGCCCGCTCCCGAGCTGGCGACATCGGGATGCCGTGCTGCCGCGCCGCATCGACGCGTCAGCGCTGCTGACACCGTTCGATCCCGTCGTCTGGTTCCGCGACAGAGCGCTGCGCGCCTTCGAGCTCGACTACAGGATCGAGATCTACGTCCCCGCCGACAAGCGGCGATACGGCTACTACTCGCTGCCCGTGCTCGTCGGCGACCGGATCGTGGCCCGCGTCGATCTGAAGGCCGACCGCGCGACGTCGACGCTTCAGGTGCAGTCGGCCTGGTGGGAACCTCAGGCCAGGCCTGACGCCGACGCTGAGCGGATCGCCGCAGAGCTGGCCCTCGCAGCGGAATGGCAGGGCCTCGCGCATGTCTCGGTCTCGCGGTGGGGCACCGCGGCAGAGGCTCTTCACGCCGCACTCTCGGTTCGCCCGGACACGTCCGTGCGTCGCCATGTGCACGCGAGAGAGGTGCCCTCGTGA
- a CDS encoding alanine racemase, producing the protein MLDLIADMSPDQGRNAVSPEWHDPSRYWPRLSAATGHLSAPVAVIDREALRHNALDLLVRAGGLPIRVASKSVRVRSVLDAVLQLPGYRGILAFTLAEALWLAETHDDIVIGYPTVDRAGLAQLFESEEAARRITLMVDDPAHLDIVDSVAPAGHRPDIRVAIDADASLRSAALGHIGVRRSALFTPGEVAAFARTIVRRPGFTLVGLQMYEAQIAGQGDNAGPDAPVIRLMQARSRSELRDRRAAIVGALSEIAPLEFLNGGGTGSLEFTGSDESLTEASAGSGLLGGHLFDGYRSFRPAPASAFAFDVVRRPAADIATVLGGGWIASGPAVASRQPSPVWPQGLRTLSREAAGEVQTPLQGREAQHLGVGDRVWFRHAKSGEPAERIDSYQLVSGDEIVDELPTYRGEGKAFL; encoded by the coding sequence GTGCTCGACCTCATCGCCGATATGAGCCCCGATCAGGGACGAAACGCAGTCTCCCCCGAGTGGCACGACCCGTCACGGTACTGGCCGCGCCTGTCTGCGGCGACCGGCCACCTCTCTGCTCCCGTGGCGGTGATCGACAGAGAAGCGCTCCGGCACAACGCCCTGGATCTGCTGGTCCGTGCGGGCGGACTGCCGATCCGCGTCGCCTCGAAGTCGGTGCGCGTGCGCTCGGTGCTCGACGCGGTGCTGCAGCTTCCCGGCTACCGGGGGATTCTCGCGTTCACCCTCGCCGAAGCGCTCTGGCTCGCCGAGACCCATGACGACATCGTGATCGGCTACCCGACGGTCGATCGCGCGGGACTCGCGCAGCTCTTCGAATCCGAAGAGGCGGCGCGGCGCATCACGCTCATGGTCGACGACCCGGCGCATCTCGACATCGTCGACAGCGTCGCGCCTGCCGGCCATCGCCCCGACATCCGTGTCGCGATCGACGCGGACGCCTCACTGCGATCGGCGGCGCTCGGTCATATCGGCGTCCGCAGGTCCGCGCTGTTCACTCCGGGAGAGGTGGCGGCCTTCGCTCGCACGATCGTCCGCCGCCCCGGCTTCACGCTCGTCGGCCTGCAGATGTACGAGGCCCAGATCGCCGGGCAGGGCGACAACGCGGGACCGGACGCGCCGGTGATCCGTCTGATGCAGGCGCGCTCGCGGTCAGAGCTGCGAGACCGACGAGCCGCGATCGTCGGCGCACTCTCGGAGATCGCCCCTCTCGAGTTCCTCAACGGCGGAGGGACCGGCTCCCTCGAGTTCACCGGCAGCGACGAATCGCTGACCGAGGCGAGTGCCGGCAGCGGACTGCTCGGAGGGCACCTCTTCGACGGGTATCGATCCTTCCGCCCGGCACCGGCGTCCGCGTTCGCGTTCGACGTGGTGCGGCGGCCGGCCGCCGACATCGCGACCGTGCTCGGTGGCGGATGGATCGCCTCGGGCCCCGCCGTGGCGTCGCGACAGCCGTCGCCCGTCTGGCCGCAGGGACTGCGCACTCTGTCGCGCGAGGCCGCGGGCGAGGTGCAGACACCGCTGCAGGGGCGAGAGGCCCAGCACCTCGGAGTGGGCGATCGGGTCTGGTTCCGCCACGCGAAGAGCGGCGAGCCTGCCGAGCGCATCGACAGCTACCAGCTCGTCTCCGGCGACGAGATCGTCGACGAGCTTCCCACGTATCGCGGCGAGGGGAAGGCGTTCCTGTGA
- a CDS encoding D-arabinono-1,4-lactone oxidase, translating to MTRIGGTWQNWGRSAQVKPLRVERPRTPEGVQRAVRAAVSQGLTVKAVGAGHSFTGIAVAPGVLLELDDMQGLVSADASTGRATLLAGTRLHRIPSLLAPFGLAMENLGDIDRQSISGAISTGTHGTGSGFGGLATQVVAATMVTAAGEFLRVDERQNTDLLPAVTLGLGALGILVDITLQCVPNLLMEAVDEPAPLDDVLETLHSRVEESDHFEFYWFPHTDIALTKRQTRLPESTRRQPLPVVGRWIDETLLSNGVYRAVCAAGQVAPVITPPFNRLAVKLTGDRRYTELSHRVLTQSRTVRFREMEYALPVENVVPAFRAVRELIERRGYRIEFPIEVRFAAGDDRWLSTAYGRATGYIAVHRYWRADPSVYFEAVEQIMLEHGGRPHWGKLHTLNAEQLRERYPRFDDFTAVRDRLDPDRRFTNRYLDRVLGA from the coding sequence GTGACCCGGATCGGCGGAACCTGGCAGAACTGGGGGCGGTCGGCGCAGGTGAAGCCGCTCCGCGTCGAGCGCCCGCGCACGCCGGAAGGCGTGCAGCGCGCCGTCCGGGCGGCTGTGTCGCAAGGTCTCACCGTGAAGGCGGTCGGAGCGGGGCACAGCTTCACGGGCATCGCCGTCGCCCCCGGGGTGCTCCTGGAACTCGACGACATGCAAGGACTCGTATCGGCCGACGCGTCCACCGGCCGCGCGACCCTGCTCGCGGGAACCCGGCTGCACCGCATCCCCTCACTGCTTGCGCCGTTCGGTCTCGCCATGGAGAACCTCGGCGACATCGACCGTCAGTCCATCTCCGGCGCGATCTCGACAGGGACGCATGGCACCGGGTCCGGGTTCGGGGGACTCGCCACACAGGTCGTCGCGGCGACCATGGTGACCGCAGCCGGCGAGTTCCTGAGAGTGGACGAGAGGCAGAACACCGATCTGCTGCCCGCGGTCACGCTGGGGCTCGGCGCACTCGGGATCCTGGTCGACATCACGCTGCAGTGCGTGCCGAACCTCCTCATGGAGGCAGTCGACGAGCCAGCGCCTCTCGACGACGTTCTCGAGACCCTGCACAGTCGGGTCGAGGAATCGGACCACTTCGAGTTCTACTGGTTCCCGCACACGGACATCGCTCTGACCAAGAGACAGACCAGACTGCCGGAGTCGACACGGCGGCAGCCTCTCCCCGTCGTAGGGCGCTGGATCGATGAGACCCTGCTCTCGAACGGCGTGTACCGGGCGGTATGCGCCGCCGGGCAGGTGGCACCCGTCATCACTCCGCCGTTCAACAGGCTCGCGGTGAAGCTCACGGGCGACCGGCGCTACACCGAGCTGTCGCACCGCGTCCTGACACAGAGCCGCACGGTGCGGTTCCGCGAGATGGAGTACGCGCTGCCCGTCGAGAACGTCGTGCCGGCCTTCCGCGCTGTGCGCGAGCTCATCGAGCGACGAGGATACCGCATCGAATTCCCTATCGAGGTGCGCTTCGCGGCGGGCGACGACAGGTGGCTGTCGACGGCGTACGGCAGGGCCACGGGGTACATCGCGGTCCACCGCTACTGGCGCGCCGATCCGTCGGTGTACTTTGAGGCCGTGGAGCAGATCATGCTCGAGCACGGCGGACGGCCCCACTGGGGCAAGCTGCACACGCTGAACGCCGAGCAGCTGCGAGAGCGCTATCCGCGGTTCGACGACTTCACCGCCGTGCGCGACCGGCTCGACCCGGATCGCCGATTCACGAACCGATACCTGGATCGCGTTCTCGGCGCATGA
- a CDS encoding DUF4307 domain-containing protein, whose translation MTTAQQLDDRYGRARSRRGPWIVLIAIAALLVGAFGWMIVAAQMNAVDSDDLGFDLVDEHSVTVRFQITGVQGKDVACIVEALDEEFGVVGWKVVEIPAGDAHSQALSATVPTVSSATTGLVNSCWVA comes from the coding sequence GTGACGACCGCACAACAGCTCGATGACCGCTACGGTCGCGCCCGCTCCCGCCGGGGGCCATGGATCGTCCTGATCGCCATCGCGGCACTTCTCGTCGGCGCGTTCGGCTGGATGATCGTCGCGGCGCAGATGAACGCGGTCGACTCGGACGATCTCGGCTTCGATCTGGTGGATGAGCACAGCGTCACCGTGCGCTTCCAGATCACCGGGGTGCAGGGCAAGGACGTTGCCTGCATCGTCGAGGCGCTGGACGAGGAGTTCGGGGTCGTCGGCTGGAAGGTCGTCGAGATCCCCGCCGGAGATGCCCATTCGCAGGCGCTCTCTGCCACGGTTCCCACCGTCTCGAGCGCCACGACAGGTTTGGTGAACAGCTGCTGGGTCGCTTAG
- the greA gene encoding transcription elongation factor GreA, with protein MSTDAQVPFLTQEAYDRLVAELEHLSTTGREEIAKRIEAAREEGDLKENGGYHAAKDEQGKQEARIRTLENLLKTAKVGEAPASRGIVEPGTVVTAVVAGGEEVFLLGSREIAVGSDLDVYSEASPLGQAILGLKVGEKSSYEAPNGRAISVEIVNVETYTG; from the coding sequence ATGTCTACTGACGCTCAGGTTCCCTTCCTCACGCAGGAAGCGTATGACCGGCTCGTCGCCGAGCTCGAGCACCTCTCCACCACCGGTCGCGAAGAGATCGCCAAGCGCATCGAAGCGGCACGCGAAGAGGGCGACCTCAAGGAGAACGGCGGGTACCACGCCGCCAAGGACGAGCAGGGCAAGCAGGAGGCGCGGATCCGCACCCTCGAGAACCTTCTCAAGACCGCCAAGGTCGGCGAGGCGCCCGCGAGCCGCGGCATCGTCGAGCCCGGCACGGTCGTGACCGCCGTGGTCGCCGGTGGCGAAGAGGTCTTCCTCCTCGGCAGCCGTGAGATCGCCGTGGGCAGCGACCTCGACGTGTACAGCGAGGCCAGCCCGCTCGGACAGGCGATCCTCGGACTCAAGGTCGGCGAGAAGTCCTCGTACGAGGCGCCGAACGGCCGCGCGATCTCGGTCGAGATCGTGAACGTCGAGACCTACACCGGCTGA
- a CDS encoding DedA family protein encodes MSGAIMAAAESSPSDHGFSGLTGFAADVLTQLGDIGVGVLVFLEVLVPPIPSEVILPFAGYLSQSGDLTLGWLIVWSTLASWIGALLLYWLGAAIGIERAVRLLAATKLVSRGDLDRGVAWFQRSGGWTVLVGRMVPGVRSLISIPAGATRMNLARFSVYTIVGSGLWNTLLIGVGALLGTQHEQLEHLLGYLDYAVYSALAIAVGVLVLRRIREARGSASANGQTRGAADGRADG; translated from the coding sequence ATGAGCGGCGCGATCATGGCGGCCGCCGAGTCATCGCCGTCGGATCACGGATTCTCCGGCCTCACCGGGTTCGCCGCCGACGTCCTCACCCAGCTCGGCGACATCGGGGTGGGCGTGCTGGTGTTCCTCGAGGTGCTCGTCCCGCCCATTCCGAGCGAGGTGATTCTCCCGTTCGCCGGCTACCTGAGTCAGAGCGGCGACCTCACGCTCGGCTGGCTGATCGTGTGGAGCACCCTCGCCTCATGGATCGGGGCGCTCCTGCTCTACTGGCTCGGGGCGGCCATCGGCATCGAGCGGGCCGTGCGGCTTCTCGCGGCCACCAAGCTGGTCAGCCGCGGCGATCTGGACCGGGGAGTGGCCTGGTTCCAACGAAGCGGAGGGTGGACGGTGCTCGTGGGGCGGATGGTCCCCGGAGTCCGCAGCCTGATCTCGATCCCTGCGGGTGCCACGCGGATGAACCTGGCGCGATTCAGCGTCTACACCATCGTGGGCAGCGGCCTGTGGAACACTCTGCTCATCGGGGTGGGTGCCCTGCTGGGAACCCAGCACGAGCAGCTCGAGCACCTGCTCGGGTATCTCGACTACGCCGTGTATTCAGCGCTGGCGATCGCCGTCGGTGTGCTGGTCCTGCGCCGAATCCGTGAGGCGCGCGGGTCGGCATCCGCGAACGGACAGACCCGCGGCGCGGCAGATGGACGCGCGGATGGCTGA